In Tachysurus vachellii isolate PV-2020 chromosome 12, HZAU_Pvac_v1, whole genome shotgun sequence, the DNA window GTTTCATATGAGTACAGATAATTAGTTAATAGAGCCGGACCAACTGAAGGGCTAAAGCACAGCTGCTTTGTTCTCTTTAGCTAGTCGCTGCCTGATTTTAGTATCATCAGGAATTTCACTATAAACACCACACAGATAGGAGCTAAAGTGTGAAACCGAAGAAAAGCTGGACTATGTCTCGATTCcctatctgattggtcagagaaatcatttgagtaaactGTTTAGATCTGTTGCTTTACCAGCTCAATCCTAATTTGCATATAAATTAGAAAATCTTAGTTCAGATGTCACTTGCTGCTTTTAAATGATGTTTCCATGCCATGCATGTAAGTTCATGTATTTGATTACGTTGTACCTCGGTGGCTTTGGTCTTGGTTTCTTCGAGTGTGTGGACGAGCTCCACGTTGTCCAGCATGTTGCCTGTGGACGTAGCAAGCTCTCGGAGCAGGGAATCCTCCAGGTCTTTGAGGAGACGCTTGTTCTCGCTTGTCTCCAGGATCAGACGATCCCTCTGTTCCTCAAGTTCTTTCCGCTCAAAGCCTACAATGACGCTCAGCAGTTGGTCCTCCAGACCTTTTAACGTAactgatcacacacaaacactaacactgtcaGAACACGGTTCAGAAAAAAGAGCGCAATAACTGATTAGATGACTGACGAGCTCATTGGGCTGTGTTGGGCCGAGCTCACGTGACCGGAGCGTGTGTAGTGAGCATTTAATACTGGAATTACACACATCAATATTCAGACCTTTGTCATTACTACAGACTTAATCACTATTCAGAGGTGATGCGAGGCTTAAGCACATGTAGGCGGAGCTTCACCACAGTCTTTGTTTTCCTCACCGGTGTAGTTGATGACCATGGCTTTGCCAAACACCGCAGGGGAGTATTTGGGATTTGCCAGTTTGGTGTTGAGGTACAGTTTAAAGTTGGGGTCATAGTCAACCTCCTTGTCTCCCAGCACAATGACCTGCCGTCCCTCGGCTCCTTTAACGTTTTTCTCCAAAACGTTGTCGATGATGGGGTCGATGTACTCATCCACGTCTtgaaagaggaaaggaaagcCATATTTGATTGCCATCTCTAACTGCTTCAGGAAATCTGGATCGTTAAAGGAGGAGATCTgcaaatagaaatagaaaagaaataaattatacatGCCATCTAGAGGCCATAAACCAtcattacaagacaatacagcgATTATCACTAATTTAAAACTATGTATTAGAGTTTAAAaaggtattttatatatatatatatatatatatatatatatatatatatatatatatatatatatatatatatatataacttttcattacatacaacaaacacagagctaaagacttagtcagttagtcctagatacataaagtgtatttgtgtaacctggtgtacacagtgcaggacaagattaatatatatatatatatacacacacacacacacacacacacacacacacacacacacacacacacacacttgggtaAATCTATATTTTATAGTAAAGTTGAATTATATTTTCCATCACAATATAAAAGTTAAATTGCAGACACACACTAAATGTTGAATATAGACTCCATGTAAAATATTAGTGTTTAACACCAGTTTGTTGTGTCAGAGTGAATGAAGATAAAAATATGGTAACGCTTCACGATTTTGCGTGTCATCCTTGCGCAGGGGCCATGCTAATCTTCTCTGTATCGTTCCAATTTTAGTATATGTGCTGCCGTAGCAAGCACAAACAAGTCACCTGACAGAGCGCTATAAATACTGAGTTTGTGTACAACGTGTCCTGTTCATGGTTAGTGCCAAAACACACCAGGGTCCTTCAGGAGACCTACAGCGGGATACACACTCACATCGTGCAGCTCACACATACAATAATTCACTAAAgtcaatattattatatataaaataaccattaaacactttacatttaaactttatttcatATCGTATCTCACACTGCACAGGTGCATGCTGGGAATATGCAAATTATCGGAGTTCCTGGTGTTCTGATtggttctctgtgtgtgacgtAATCAATCATTTGTTCTCCATAGacatatacactagatgtcgccttggttacggcagtacattggaacgaatgcgtcaatagagccgccatcttggaacaggggaccctcttaatgcatcagcgtcaatgtagacaaagggaaataaaatcTCCATAAATCGTAATGAATgtgattttctagtttttttggttcgttccaacagtcagacatgtatttattattgagtccagagaaaatgtaaggttttgatattaagataatctactttttcaaaatataatgcatagtgctagtaggtgtaagtttattagttacattctgATGAACAAtcactccttacacacacatacacacacacacacacacacaaatacatacacacacatacacacacacaaatacatacacacacacacacacacacacaaatacatacacacacatacacacacacacacaaatacatacacacacatacacacacacagacacacacaaatacatacacacacatacacacacacagacacacacaaatacatacacacacatacacacacacacacacacacacaaatacatacacacacatacacacacacacacacaaatacatacacacacatacacacacacagacacacacaaatacatacatacatacctacacacacacacacacacacatacacagtgaatACAATACAAGCAGTACATTCAATacatacaacataaacaacatacacaatatatacagtacacagaaaacacacaatacacacaatatactgtactgtcTGACACTTTATGATGACTATTAAAGAGAAAAGTCTCAGTGTTAAGTGACATGCTGACTTTAGCACAGAGCTACACAGCTTTAATGAGCTATAAATCCCAGTGATAAAGAGGAGATATATCTGTCCTGAGGAGGAGAGGAACACGAGTGAGAGGAACTCAACACATTTATGTGGAGGAAGCATTTATGTGCTGCACATAAAAAAGTTATAGCACGGCTGAGTTGTGATCGCTCGACtcactttatttaaattattattcagcAATGTAAATGTCAGGAGGTCACAGCCTTGTTCCTCAAATGTTCCTCAAGGTTCTCACTGCATGAGGGTCTAAAAACTAAACTCCTGCAAAACCAGTGTCTGAACCAACACACCAACGTTCAGGTGATCATCATTTATAACCTACGCTGTTCATCAATTTACTACGCTAACGACGCAAACTACACTAAtcaatttattactttattactgtaattattattaataaacattaagatGCTCTAGCCGTGAAGACTACAGAAGATGATATAGTGTAGAGCTCTCAGCTGTGGTGATTAagtctctctaacagcagccaTGACCGTACtccaggtttatattaatacccTCGATCTGATAacttatcgtttccatagcaacagctcattcacgtGTACAGCTCACActcataataaacagattttaaaaatgtgtgtgtgtgtgtgtgacatggtgaaggagtctccagtgtcagagctgtgttccagttcagaggtgaagctgtgtCTTAcgcacatcttcaggacagaggagtttacgctTCTTTgcggtttctatggtaacatgacaagctgagatTTCTCTTATGAAcctgaagagagagaatgaagagagactgctgaggggacgagtgtttatagctgctataacagaaGAGACGACAGGAAGTAACTTGCTTATTTGCTGTTGGAGGCCGTGGAGCTCGTTCAGGATCACGGCTGCATCACGTGTGCACAGACACCTTCAGGAGCTTTGCTTTGTAGTTATGACCTGTTTAATCTGAGCAAGGAAGCGAAACAGCTCCAGGTTCGGTCCGTGGTGAGAAAGCACCGAT includes these proteins:
- the LOC132854327 gene encoding dynein axonemal heavy chain 10-like — protein: MTRKIISSFNDPDFLKQLEMAIKYGFPFLFQDVDEYIDPIIDNVLEKNVKGAEGRQVIVLGDKEVDYDPNFKLYLNTKLANPKYSPAVFGKAMVINYTVTLKGLEDQLLSVIVGFERKELEEQRDRLILETSENKRLLKDLEDSLLRELATSTGNMLDNVELVHTLEETKTKATEVCESPEGTLCVLALTTDKKRCEVPRLL